One window of the Acinonyx jubatus isolate Ajub_Pintada_27869175 chromosome A2, VMU_Ajub_asm_v1.0, whole genome shotgun sequence genome contains the following:
- the LLCFC1 gene encoding sperm-egg fusion protein LLCFC1, giving the protein MEGKGRKWCREVLCRAAFLAAILLLLRVKGAKLQKGSLDPNERSQNEKTPSTDQDQENFEEHFVASSVGEMWQVVDMAQQEDDGTSDTAALRDHLFNLAFCFNLASIMVFL; this is encoded by the exons atggaagggaagggaagaaaatggtgCAGGGAAGTG CTCTGCAGGGCAGCATTCCTGGCCGCCATCTTGCTGCTGCTGCGGGTCAAGGGAGCGAAGCTTCAGAAAGGCAGCCTGGATCCCAACGAGAGGAGTCAGAACGAGAAAACACCCTCCACAG ACCAGGATCAAGAGAACTTTGAAGAGCACTTTGTGGCCTCCTCCGTGGGGGAGATGTGGCAGGTTGTGGACATGGCTCAGCAAGAGGATGACGGGACATCAGACACAGCAGCCCTTCGTGACCACCTATTTAACCTAGCCTTCTGCTTCAATCTGGCCAGCATCATGGTTTTTTTATGA